From one Amphiura filiformis chromosome 13, Afil_fr2py, whole genome shotgun sequence genomic stretch:
- the LOC140167556 gene encoding somatostatin receptor type 2-like: MAYTWENFNEEFDCVRFYNISDPVVAARWIYTDIETFLLSVVIPIVSAVGVVGNVAFLFMLIRLPQMRTSLSSYLAVLALCDILFLLIANILYAITLGQSDVSLAWPAQTPIGCAISVVSSYVWYFASLGLITLISLERYFAICHPLKHIHFQGKKRNAKLILAVLVFSVGITISVTPRYTWYHTYCLIWPNIPDFQNHQKTVGVCGTWDIYWNVYEGFLLTSVFIISAFINCFLYAKILLAVSSRGVLTTSQPNPESNRVRNQVARTLIINGVVFFICQAPFRIDNLDDALEYLDVDWDLIKPSREAIVTTVGQAFLFLNSVVNPFIYVLSSGHYRQGMIEAFSWKRKPVDFSLKKVATGATKTSRIEED, from the coding sequence ATGGCTTACACATGGGAAAATTTCAATGAGGAATTTGACTGTGTTCGCTTCTATAACATCTCAGATCCTGTTGTAGCTGCCCGCTGGATCTACACGGATATTGAAACGTTTCTTCTTTCCGTGGTCATTCCTATCGTGTCAGCAGTAGGCGTAGTAGGAAATGTAGCATTTCTTTTCATGCTTATTCGTTTGCCTCAAATGCGTACCAGTTTATCGAGCTACTTGGCCGTCTTGGCGCTATGCGATATCTTATTCCTGCTTATCGCAAACATCTTATATGCTATAACATTAGGGCAGTCAGATGTGAGTCTCGCTTGGCCAGCTCAAACGCCGATAGGTTGTGCAATCTCAGTAGTATCATCCTATGTATGGTACTTTGCGTCATTAGGACTCATTACGCTGATATCACTCGAGCGTTACTTTGCGATCTGTCATCCGCTGAAGCATATTCATTTCCAGGGCAAAAAGCGCAACGCCAAACTGATTCTGGCGGTTCTCGTCTTCTCTGTTGGTATTACCATTTCAGTCACACCGCGTTACACTTGGTACCACACCTATTGCTTGATATGGCCGAACATACCAGActttcaaaatcatcaaaaaactgttggcGTTTGCGGGACATGGGATATTTACTGGAATGTATACGAAGGATTTTTGCTGACGAGTGTTTTCATCATATCGGCTTTTATCAACTGTTTTCTGTACGCCAAGATCTTACTGGCAGTCAGCAGTCGTGGTGTTCTGACCACATCGCAACCTAACCCTGAATCTAATCGTGTACGCAATCAGGTGGCGCGTACGCTTATAATCAACGGCGTTGTATTCTTCATCTGCCAGGCGCCATTCCGCATCGATAATCTGGATGATGCACTCGAGTACCTTGACGTCGATTGGGATTTGATCAAGCCATCTCGAGAGGCAATTGTCACCACCGTGGGGCAAGCGTTCTTATTCTTGAACTCCGTAGTCAACCCATTCATTTATGTGTTAAGTTCCGGACACTACCGACAAGGAATGATAGAGGCATTTTCGTGGAAACGTAAACCTGTAGACTTCTCATTGAAAAAGGTGGCAACTGGGGCTACTAAAACGTCGCGTATTGAAGAAGACTGA